The Papaver somniferum cultivar HN1 chromosome 3, ASM357369v1, whole genome shotgun sequence genome includes a region encoding these proteins:
- the LOC113360947 gene encoding indole-3-acetic acid-amido synthetase GH3.6-like — translation MSSPPETKEMKKFPATNDSSSITSNEHYTDEKTKQVLQFIEQVTTNAGEIQNQVLKEILSCNSQAEYLQRHGLNGCTDPDTFKKVVPVIAYENLKPDIDRLVANGNNSPVLCAQRISQFMLSSGTSSGAMKLIPSTEEQAERSWHLWSLIPPVVNQHIPGLNEEKAMQLFFVVAHITTPGGIVACPVSTSFNKSSKFKNLFSNIDPYRNYTSPIEAIHCEDSQQSMYSQLLCGLYQNDLVFRLGCSFGTGFIQAIKFLQEHWKLFCNDIRNGTIETDHKKITDPSLRNAVMRILKPNPELADFIENECRRDESWKGIVSRLWPNAKCMDTVVSGTMSHHIRTIGFYTNGLPIVSTLYACSECFLGINLNPLSRPGEACYTLIPTMAYFEFLPMFEEEDHRNSECSKQEEQHCQELVNLVDVKLGQEYELVITNYAGLYRYRVGDVLRVDGFKNNAPQFRFIRRTNEVLSIDLDKTNEVELQNAVTNAAEHLTDKLNISLAEYTSFADTSTNPGHYVLYWELQRNNSNATAILPVMEECCLIMEESLGAEYRQLRASKNIIGPLEIKIVETGTFQTLMDYARNNGSSFGQYKTPRSFKSGPVLELLNSGVLSNYFSQQCRRP, via the exons ATGTCATCACCACCGGAAACAAAGGAAATGAAAAAATTTCCAGCAACAAATGATTCCAGCAGCATCACTAGTAATGAACATTACACCGATGAGAAGACTAAACAAGTACTTCAATTCATAGAACAAGTGACAACAAACGCCGGTGAAATCCAGAATCAAGTCCTCAAAGAAATCTTATCTTGCAATTCACAAGCCGAGTACTTACAAAGACATGGTTTAAACGGATGTACAGATCCTGACACGTTCAAGAAAGTCGTCCCAGTTATTGCCTACGAGAACCTTAAACCTGACATCGATCGTCTCGTTGCTAATGGTAACAATTCACCCGTTCTCTGCGCACAGCGCATTTCGCAGTTCATGCTCAGCTCAGGAACTTCGTCTGGAGCGATGAAACTGATACCATCAACAGAAGAGCAAGCTGAAAGATCATGGCACTTATGGAGCCTAATTCCGCCGGTCGTAAATCAGCATATTCCTGGCTTAAACGAAGAAAAAGCAATGCAGCTATTTTTTGTGGTTGCGCATATTACTACACCAGGTGGAATAGTGGCCTGCCCGGTATCTACAAGCTTCAATAAAAGCTCCAAATTCAAAAACCTGTTTAGCAATATCGATCCATACCGAAACTACACTAGCCCAATTGAGGCGATACATTGCGAGGATTCTCAGCAGAGTATGTATTCTCAATTACTATGTGGGCTGTACCAAAACGATCTAGTCTTTCGACTAGGATGCTCTTTCGGTACTGGTTTCATTCAAGCCATTAAGTTTTTACAGGAACACTGGAAACTTTTTTGTAACGACATCCGGAATGGAACTATAGAAACAGACCACAAAAAAATTACAGACCCGTCGTTGAGAAATGCGGTCATGAGAATACTAAAACCGAACCCTGAACTTGCTGATTTCATCGAGAATGAGTGCAGGAGAGATGAATCGTGGAAAGGGATTGTGTCCAGGTTATGGCCTAATGCGAAGTGTATGGATACTGTCGTCTCCGGGACCATGTCGCATCATATTCGCACAATTGGTTTTTATACGAATGGACTTCCAATTGTTAGTACTTTGTATGCGTGTTCGGAGTGTTTCTTAGGCATAAACCTTAACCCTCTGAGTAGACCCGGTGAAGCGTGCTACACCCTCATCCCCACCATGGCGTATTTCGAGTTTCTGCCAATGTTCGAGGAAGAGGATCATCGAAACAGCGAGTGCAGCAAGCAGGAGGAGCAACATTGTCAGGAATTAGTTAATCTCGTCGATGTTAAGCTTGGTCAAGAATATGAGCTTGTCATCACCAACTATGCAG GACTTTATCGGTATAGAGTTGGAGATGTACTACGAGTGGACGGGTTCAAGAACAATGCTCCTCAGTTCAGGTTTATCCGCAGAACTAACGAAGTTCTGAGCATTGATCTTGATAAGACAAATGAAGTCGAGCTCCAAAATGCAGTGACAAATGCAGCTGAACATCTCACGGATAAGTTAAATATATCTCTTGCTGAATACACTAGTTTTGCTGACACATCGACCAATCCAGGCCACTATGTACTGTACTGGGAACTTCAGCGAAACAATAGCAATGCCACGGCTATTCTGCCAGTGATGGAGGAATGTTGTCTCATCATGGAAGAATCGCTTGGTGCTGAATATCGCCAGTTACGTGCTAGCAAGAATATAATAGGACCTCTAGAGATAAAGATAGTCGAAACAGGAACATTCCAAACACTGATGGATTATGCAAGAAACAACGGTTCTTCATTTGGTCAGTACAAGACACCTCGTAGCTTCAAATCTGGACCAGTACTGGAGCTTCTAAACTCAGGAGTTCTTTCAAACTACTTCAGCCAGCAATGCCGACGTCCATGA